A single genomic interval of Numenius arquata chromosome 14, bNumArq3.hap1.1, whole genome shotgun sequence harbors:
- the LOC141471936 gene encoding noggin-2-like: MTAIRALLLCSCLGLLLRPGGGQPFLRLRPSPSDNLPVKDIVEHPDPEYDPKEQDLDERTLRKKLGSHFDPGFMAVAVPGPANASGAEAAAGRGRAALPAELRRLELGPPQGPRLKVGKKARRKVLQWLWAYTYCPVLYTWKDLGVRFWPRYIKEGNCFAEKSCSLPEGMFCKPVKSVTKTFLRWHCQGWSSQKYCTWIPVQYPLISECKCSC; this comes from the coding sequence ATGACGGCGATCCGGgcgctcctgctctgctcctgcctggggctgctgctgcgccCGGGAGGCGGGCAGCCCTTCCTGCGGCTGCGACCCTCGCCCAGCGACAACCTGCCCGTCAAAGACATCGTGGAGCACCCGGATCCCGAGTACGACCCCAAGGAGCAGGACCTGGACGAAAGGACTCTGAGGAAGAAGCTGGGAAGCCATTTCGACCCCGGTTTCATGGCCGTGGCCGTGCCGGGACCGGCCAACGCCTCGGgcgccgaggcggcggcggggcgggggcgggcggcgctgcccGCCGAGCTGCGGCGGCTGGAGCTGGGCCCCCCCCAGGGACCGCGCCTCAAGGTGGGCAAGAAGGCGCGGAGGAAGGTGCTGCAGTGGCTCTGGGCGTACACCTACTGCCCCGTCCTCTACACCTGGAAGGACCTGGGCGTCCGCTTCTGGCCCCGCTACATCAAGGAGGGCAACTGCTTCGCCGAGAAGTCCTGCTCGCTGCCCGAGGGCATGTTCTGCAAGCCCGTCAAGTCGGTCACCAAGACCTTCCTGCGCTGGCACTGCCAGGGCTGGTCCAGCCAGAAGTACTGCACCTGGATCCCCGTGCAGTACCCGCTCATCTCCGAGTGCAAGTGCTCCTGCTAG